The window GCCATAATTGGGAAAATAATTTCACCAGACCTATATGTATTCTCACAAGTTGAACCTGGGAGGAAAGTGAAGTTCAAACAAGTTAGCTTAAGTGAAGCATTGAAGATATTAAATGAAAAAGTTAAGATGTATGATGATTTGAGGAGGGAGATTCAAGAGAAGGTGCGGGAATTTGGAGGGAAATATAAGCATTGGACTGTGAAGTTCCAGGGAAAAATATATGATTGTTGGGTTAGGATGTAACGCCCTCCCCTCCATTTAGCATAAACTCACTTCTTACTTCTCAAATTCATCAATATCTCCTTAGCCTTATCAATTCTTATCGTTTGAAGCCTAACCATTTCAGAAGCCACCTTATCTATTTCATCACCCACAGCTCCAGCCATTATGGCTATATTCCTAGCGTGAAGCTTCATGTGACCACGCTGAATACCCTCAGATGCAAGAGCCCTTAAAGCTGCAAAGTTTTGTGCAAGACCAACAGCACCCATAACTTCAGCAAGCTCAGATGCAGATTTAACGCCCAAAATCTTTAAGGATATCTTTGCCAATGGATTGCTCCTAGTGGCTCCACCCACTATCCCAACAGCCATGGGCATTTCCAACCATCCAACCAGATCTCCATTCTCATCCATCTCCCAAACTGATAATGGCTTATATGTGCCACTCCTACAAGCATATGCATGCGCCCCAGCTTCCAAAGCTCTAGTATCATTACCAGTTGCCAGGGCCACAGCCACTATACCATTCATAATACCCTTATTATGTGTTGCAGCTCTATATGGATCTGAAGCTGCAAATTGATATGCATAAACTATCCCTTCAACCAGCTCCTCACCAATAACATCCTTTGGAACTTTGCAGTAAGCTCTAACTAGATGTCTATCAGCCAGATTGGAGATTATCCTCAAATACACTTTGCCACCAGTAATCTTTTCAATATATGGAGCTACAGCTTCAGCCATAGTGTTAACGGCATTAGCTCCCATAGCATCCCTAACATCCACCAACAAATGCACGATGACCATGGGGCCAACTGGGGACTGTATAATTCTAACCTCCAAATCCTTTGCACCACCACCAAGACTCACCAAAACTGGATCCTTCTCATTAGCTATTCTTAGAATTTCATCTTTATGGGATAGTATTTGGAACATAGCTTTATGTGGGGATACCACATTAACCAATTGAACCTGACCAATCATTATTGGCTGAGTACTACTCGTAAATATCCCGCCACCTTCACGTATAATCCTAGCAGCATTACTTGCAGCTGCAACCACAGATGGCTCTTCAATGACCATGGGTATAATGTAATCCCTACCATTAATCAAGAAGTTTACTGCAATACCAAAGGGTAGCTCGAAGGTTCCAATAACATTTTCAATCATCTTATCAGCCAAATCCACAGACAACCTACCACACTTAGAGATCAAAGCAACCTCATCATCAGTTAAACCAGCAAAATCCTTAACAAACTTCAGCCTCTCACCAATGGACATCTTATAGAAACCAGAAACCCTTGAGCTTCTAGACAAAACCCAACACCCAATAGAAGGTATGAGGGATCATAACATTAAAAGTTTCCCATAGAGGAATAACGTTAAATAATGTAAGGCAATAATATATGGGTTTGAGGGTTAGGTGTATGGAGATAGCTGTATGCATAAAACAAGCATTAGATATATCTCTGCTCAAAGTTGATGTAGATCCAAAAACCTTTGAATCGTTAATACGTGTAACGCCGATGAAGATGAGTGATATAGATAGGAATGCATTGGAGGAAGCATTAAGGATAAGGGAGAAGCATGGTGGAAGGGTGACTGCAATAAGTGTTGGAGGGGATAAGGCTAAGGAGGTTTTAAGGGAAGCATTAGCCATGGGTGCAGATGACGCCATACACGTATTAAATGATGTCGGCGAAATCGATGAACATGTGATTTCAGAAGCATTAGCTGAAACTTTGAAGATGAAGGGGCCATTCCAAATAATACTTTGCGGTGAAATGTCCATAGACAAACATACAGCACAAGTGGGTGTTAGGGTTGCTGAGAAACTCGGGATACCATGCATAACGTATGCTAGAAGTATAAGTATAGAGGGAGGGGAAGTTGTAGCTGAAAGGGATTTGGAAGATAGAATTGAGGTTGTTAAAGCTAAAATGCCAACACTAATAACTGTGACTAGGGAGATAAATACGCCCAGACTACCACAATTAATAGCCATACTTAGAGCTGCAAAGAAGCCTATAGAAACATTAAATCTAAGCCAATTAAAAGTGGACCTTAAACCAAAACTTAAAATCTTAAGCGCTAGGGGGGTTGAAGTTAAGAGGAAGGGGGTGGTGATAAAGGATCTACCAGTGGATAAGGCTGTAGACGAACTACTCAACAATCTAATTAGGGAGGGGGTTATAAAGAGGTGAAAAACATGCATGCAACAATATTCTCAGAGAACCCTGAAGCATTAATAGAAATATCCGCAAAACTAAGGGAAGCCCTACCAATCGACCTGAAAATAGATGGAATAACGAAGGTTGAAGTGGAGAATCCAGGAGATTACGGTATCGACAAACTACACATAATGAAGGATTTGAAGAGTATATATGAGGCTGAGGCAATTATAGAGAAGGTTGCCAAGGAATTCGATTCAAAACTGATAATACTCGAATCAAATAAAAATAACAAGGAGATGGCTGCTAGAATAGCTTCAAAACTAAATGCGGGGTACATAGCCGACTGCATAGATTTAAAGTTGGATGCCGATGGAAATATAATTGCTAGCAGAATGACCTACGCATTTAAAGCCATTGAAACCATAAAGTCAACGTCCAAGGTTACTGTTATGACCATGCCTAGAAGATTTGTAAAGCCTGAAGCCAAATGGAAGGTAAAGTGTGAAATAGTCTATGAGGTTGCACCAAAAATTGAAGCTAAGACTACAATAATTGATGTGAAGAAGAAGGAGCTGGGTGCAGTCCCACTGGAAACCGCTGAGATCATAGTGTCTTGTGGTAGAGGGTTTAAGAGGAAGGAGGATATCAAACTGGCTGAGGAATTGGCAAACCTGCTTGGTGGAATTGTAGCGTGCAGTAGACCATTAGCGGCAGACTTAAAATGGTTTAATGAGTGGGTTGGACTCTCAGGACATAAAGTCAGCCCAAGACTATATTTCGCAATTGGAATTTCGGGTGCAATGCAACATCTAGCTGGAATACAAGGGGCAAAAATAGTTGTTGCAGTAAATAAGGATGCAGAAGCTCCAATGATAAAATCCGCTGATTATGGTGTGGTCGCAGACCTCTACGAATTCATACCAAAACTCATAGAGAAACTTAAAGCTACTAGTGTAAAGTAAAATTCAAACCTTATTTTTAAATATCCAATGAAATACTGTATTCGTGGTTGAGTGGAATGGTTAAAGTTGGAGTCTACGTATGCCACTGCGGTAAGAATATTGCCGGAGTAATCGATGTCAAGAGGGTTGTGGATGAAGTTGGGAAGTTAAATGAAGTTTCAGTGGCTAAAGATTACATGTTCATGTGCTCTAAGACGGGTCAACAATTAATAATTGATGATATAAAGGCTGGGAGGGTGGATAGGGTTGTTGTGGCGGCATGCTCGCCGACAATGCATGAAGAAACGTTCATGAGGGCATTGGAGGAAGCGGGACTTAACAGATTCATGTTTGAAATGGCAAACATTAGGGAGCAATGCTCATGGGTTCACTACAACGATCCAGAAGCTGCAACTGAGAAGGCAATAGACATAGTTAAGGCGGCTGTGAAGAGGGTTTCAAAGTATGAGCCATTTGAAAGGGGGAAACTACCCGTAGTTAAGAGGGCTTTAGTTATAGGTGGGGGGATAGCTGGAATTAGAGCTGCACTGGACATAGCCGATGCAGGTATAGAAGTATACTTGGTGGAGAAGTCTCCATCCATAGGGGGTAAGATGGCGCAATTGGATAAAACATTCCCCACACTGGACTGCTCACTATGCATACTCACACCACTAATGAATGAAGTTTCAAAGCATAGAAACATAAAATTACTAACAAACTCGGAGGTTGTGGATGTTTGGGGGCGGGTTGGATCATTCCAAGTGAAAATCAAGAGAAGGGCAAGATACGTTGACATTGACAAATGCGTTGCATGTGGAACGTGTAGTGAGAAGTGCCCAGTGAGTGGAATACCAGATGAGTACAATTGTGGTTTGAGTGGTAGGAGGGCGATATATAAGCCATACCCTCAAGCCATACCAAATGCATACATAATAGATCCGAATCATTGCTTAAAGATAACTAGGGGGATATGTGGAGTGTGTGAGAGAGTCTGCCCAGCTAAAGCCATAAACTTCAACGATAAAGATGTGGAAATGGAAGTGGAAGTTGGAGCAATAATTATTGCAACTGGATATGAACTTATGAATCCAAAGGAGCTGGTGGAGTATGGTTATGGGAAGTTTAGGGATGTTGTAACTGGATTGGAATTCGAGAGGATATATTCGGCGGAGGGGCCGACCAAGGGGAAGATAGTTAAGTTGAGTGATGGTAAAGA is drawn from Candidatus Methanomethylicota archaeon and contains these coding sequences:
- a CDS encoding hydroxymethylglutaryl-CoA reductase, degradative — protein: MSRSSRVSGFYKMSIGERLKFVKDFAGLTDDEVALISKCGRLSVDLADKMIENVIGTFELPFGIAVNFLINGRDYIIPMVIEEPSVVAAASNAARIIREGGGIFTSSTQPIMIGQVQLVNVVSPHKAMFQILSHKDEILRIANEKDPVLVSLGGGAKDLEVRIIQSPVGPMVIVHLLVDVRDAMGANAVNTMAEAVAPYIEKITGGKVYLRIISNLADRHLVRAYCKVPKDVIGEELVEGIVYAYQFAASDPYRAATHNKGIMNGIVAVALATGNDTRALEAGAHAYACRSGTYKPLSVWEMDENGDLVGWLEMPMAVGIVGGATRSNPLAKISLKILGVKSASELAEVMGAVGLAQNFAALRALASEGIQRGHMKLHARNIAIMAGAVGDEIDKVASEMVRLQTIRIDKAKEILMNLRSKK
- a CDS encoding electron transfer flavoprotein subunit beta/FixA family protein, whose product is MRVRCMEIAVCIKQALDISLLKVDVDPKTFESLIRVTPMKMSDIDRNALEEALRIREKHGGRVTAISVGGDKAKEVLREALAMGADDAIHVLNDVGEIDEHVISEALAETLKMKGPFQIILCGEMSIDKHTAQVGVRVAEKLGIPCITYARSISIEGGEVVAERDLEDRIEVVKAKMPTLITVTREINTPRLPQLIAILRAAKKPIETLNLSQLKVDLKPKLKILSARGVEVKRKGVVIKDLPVDKAVDELLNNLIREGVIKR
- a CDS encoding electron transfer flavoprotein subunit alpha/FixB family protein, which gives rise to MHATIFSENPEALIEISAKLREALPIDLKIDGITKVEVENPGDYGIDKLHIMKDLKSIYEAEAIIEKVAKEFDSKLIILESNKNNKEMAARIASKLNAGYIADCIDLKLDADGNIIASRMTYAFKAIETIKSTSKVTVMTMPRRFVKPEAKWKVKCEIVYEVAPKIEAKTTIIDVKKKELGAVPLETAEIIVSCGRGFKRKEDIKLAEELANLLGGIVACSRPLAADLKWFNEWVGLSGHKVSPRLYFAIGISGAMQHLAGIQGAKIVVAVNKDAEAPMIKSADYGVVADLYEFIPKLIEKLKATSVK
- a CDS encoding CoB--CoM heterodisulfide reductase iron-sulfur subunit A family protein: MVKVGVYVCHCGKNIAGVIDVKRVVDEVGKLNEVSVAKDYMFMCSKTGQQLIIDDIKAGRVDRVVVAACSPTMHEETFMRALEEAGLNRFMFEMANIREQCSWVHYNDPEAATEKAIDIVKAAVKRVSKYEPFERGKLPVVKRALVIGGGIAGIRAALDIADAGIEVYLVEKSPSIGGKMAQLDKTFPTLDCSLCILTPLMNEVSKHRNIKLLTNSEVVDVWGRVGSFQVKIKRRARYVDIDKCVACGTCSEKCPVSGIPDEYNCGLSGRRAIYKPYPQAIPNAYIIDPNHCLKITRGICGVCERVCPAKAINFNDKDVEMEVEVGAIIIATGYELMNPKELVEYGYGKFRDVVTGLEFERIYSAEGPTKGKIVKLSDGKEPREVAIVLCAGSRDERHLPYCCNVGCMAGLKHAYYIASSNPEIKTYIFYTDIRTYGKGYEEFYRRIRELGNVHFIRGKPMEVRFENGKLTFEVFNMNLNELYKFRVDMIILETGLIPNPSSIDLASKLKIPRGVDGFLLEAHPKLRPVSAPSRGIYICGCAQGLKDIPSSIAQASAAAAEAIKLLI